The following proteins are co-located in the Haloarcula marismortui ATCC 43049 genome:
- a CDS encoding 4-phosphopantoate--beta-alanine ligase — protein MSEDVDLPESHPRYESLLTRHRIEAGVDRGITSRQGLIAQGRGEAFDYLLGERTIDSADDAERAAAAHLLSADHAVVSVNGNAAALVPGELVELAEVTGADLEVNLFNRTEERIEAIADYLREHGATDVKGLTADGRIPGLDHERAKVDADGIGAADVVLVPLEDGDRAEALGEMGKTELVIDLNPRSRSAEVATVPIIDNIIRAIPNITEHARDLRGDPDAQQDAIDTFDADSALTDAERTIREGDLE, from the coding sequence ATGAGTGAGGACGTCGACCTCCCTGAAAGCCACCCCCGCTACGAGTCGCTTCTGACCCGCCACCGTATCGAAGCGGGCGTCGACCGCGGTATCACCTCCCGGCAGGGCCTCATCGCCCAGGGCCGCGGTGAGGCCTTCGACTACCTGCTGGGTGAGCGTACTATCGACAGCGCCGACGACGCCGAGCGCGCCGCTGCGGCACACCTTCTGTCCGCCGACCACGCCGTTGTCTCGGTCAACGGCAACGCTGCAGCCCTCGTCCCCGGCGAACTCGTCGAACTCGCCGAGGTGACCGGCGCAGACCTCGAAGTGAACCTGTTCAACCGGACCGAGGAGCGCATCGAGGCCATCGCCGACTACCTCCGCGAACACGGCGCGACAGACGTGAAGGGGCTCACCGCCGACGGGCGCATTCCCGGCCTCGACCACGAGCGCGCGAAGGTCGACGCCGACGGCATCGGCGCAGCGGACGTGGTGCTGGTGCCGCTGGAGGACGGTGACCGCGCCGAGGCGCTCGGCGAGATGGGCAAGACGGAACTCGTCATCGACCTCAACCCTCGAAGCCGCTCGGCTGAGGTGGCAACAGTGCCCATCATCGACAACATCATTCGCGCGATACCGAACATTACCGAGCACGCCCGCGACCTCCGTGGCGACCCGGACGCCCAGCAGGATGCCATCGACACGTTCGACGCCGACAGCGCCCTTACCGACGCTGAGCGGACGATTCGGGAGGGCGACCTCGAATGA